One window of Botrimarina mediterranea genomic DNA carries:
- a CDS encoding anthranilate synthase component II has translation MLLVIDNYDSFTFNLVQRFGEIDPQIDVRVVRNDEYSIDELVEMNPERVVVSPGPCTPTEAGVSVEAIHRFGGRVPVLGVCLGHQSIGQALGGKVVRAGRLMHGKTDQIHHEGGVLLEGLENPFQATRYHSLVIQPDTLPDCLRTTAWTEDPAAKGGVERVIMAVEHRDWPLYGVQFHPESFLTYQGTDLLRRFLEVN, from the coding sequence ATGCTCCTGGTCATCGACAACTACGACTCGTTCACGTTCAACCTCGTCCAGCGGTTCGGCGAGATCGACCCGCAGATCGACGTGCGGGTGGTGCGGAATGACGAATACTCGATCGACGAGCTCGTGGAGATGAACCCCGAGCGGGTCGTCGTGTCGCCGGGCCCCTGCACGCCGACCGAGGCGGGCGTCTCGGTCGAGGCGATCCACCGCTTTGGCGGTCGCGTGCCGGTGCTAGGCGTCTGCCTGGGGCACCAGTCGATCGGTCAGGCCTTGGGGGGCAAGGTGGTCCGCGCCGGCCGCCTGATGCACGGCAAGACCGACCAGATCCACCACGAAGGGGGCGTGCTTCTTGAGGGCCTCGAGAACCCTTTCCAAGCGACGCGCTATCACAGCCTCGTGATCCAGCCCGACACGTTGCCGGATTGCCTCCGCACGACAGCGTGGACCGAAGACCCCGCCGCGAAGGGCGGCGTTGAACGCGTCATCATGGCCGTCGAACACCGCGACTGGCCGCTCTACGGCGTGCAGTTCCACCCCGAGAGCTTCTTGACCTACCAAGGGACCGACCTTTTGCGGCGGTTCTTGGAAGTCAACTAA